One window from the genome of Diabrotica virgifera virgifera chromosome 6, PGI_DIABVI_V3a encodes:
- the LOC114324594 gene encoding putative lysozyme-like protein — MRKIVLVLFFVICAYAQDSFENTGVKLALKIYDDCSKGDGLSPCLKKKAITFIDRLGRMDKFSLVDGVTVQKAADAPAEAPAMTEQQLDETLPRSSDAKDEALTTMLFEKVGNFIGSRSIEIALPKIQASDLIEEGRKGSFGDSGGKRKGGKGGKGGKKGMMGMMMMGIGVKLAAMIPLAIAGLFLLAKKALIISKIALLISGIIAVKKFLAQKQGGGGGSGWQSGGGSSGWSSGGGHGGGGGGWQSSGGGWDKRSYEASDLAYSAYNPK; from the exons atgagaaaaattgtGTTAGTGCTGTTTTTTGTGATATGTGCTTATGCACAGGACAGTTTTGAAAATACTGGTGTTAAATTAGCGCTGAAAATATACGACGACTGTTCGAAAGGCGATGGATTATCACCATGTTTAAAGAAAAAAGCTATCACTTTCATAGACCGACTGGGCCGTATGGATAAATTCTCATTAGTTGATGGTGTTACTGTGCAAAAAGCTGCTGATGCCCCTGCTGAAGCACCAGCCATGACCGAGCAACAACTGGATGAAACTCTACCCAGATCATCTGATGCCAAAGATGAAGCTCTTACCACTATGCTGTTTGAAAAGGTTGGCAACTTCATTGGATCTAGATCAATCGAAATAGCTCTTCCCAAGATTCAAGCATCAGACTTGATTGAAGaag GTCGCAAAGGAAGCTTTGGTGACAGCGGTGGAAAGAGAAAGGGAGGCAAAGGTGGCAAAGGAGGAAAGAAAGGAATGATGGGAATGATGATGATGGGAATTGGTGTCAAATTAGCAGCTATGATTCCCTTAGCGATCGCTGGTCTCTTCCTATTAGCTAAGAAGGCCCTCATTATTTCCAAGATCGCGCTCCTGATCTCTGGTATCATAGCCGTCAAGAAATTCCTTGCACAAAAACAGGGAGGAGGTGGCGGCAGTGGATGGCAATCAGGAGGCGGTAGCAGTGGCTGGTCATCCGGTGGTGGACATGGAGGCGGCGGTGGTGGCTGGCAATCAAGCGGCGGTGGATGGGACAAAAGGTCTTATGAAGCGTCGGATCTTGCATACAGCGCTTACAACCCAAAATAG